DNA from Geobacillus vulcani PSS1:
CGGCAGGAATCGACGGATGCAGAACGGCCATAGTGAGGCGCCCCTGCCCTTTCGCAAGACACATTCGATCAATCAAATGAAAAGGATGACAGAGACGTGAGGACAGGAAACATTTCCCTTGTCAAAAAAATGAATAAACAGCTCGTCTTGAAATTGATTCGCGACCAGCATCCGATTTCGCGCGCCGATATTGCGAAAACGACCGGATTGAATAAAGCGACCGTTTCCGCGCTTGTTGATGAACTGATCGCCGAGCATTTCGTTCATGAAAGCGGAATTGGCGAGTCAACTGGAGGACGCCGGCCGCTCATGCTTCGCTTCAACGCCGAAGCCGGCTCGCTTGTCGGCGTGGAGTTGGGGGTGAACTATTTGTATGCCGTGTTGACCAATTTAAATGCGGACATTCTTTGGGAGCAACGGCGTTCGTTCCGCCCATCCGAAGGGCAAGAGGCGATCATCGGCGAAATGATGGAGCTCATCGAGGCGGCCATCCGCCGGGCGCCAGCGACGCCGTATGGCGTGATGGGAATCGGCATTGGGGTGCCGGGCGTTGTCCATGCCGAGAGCGGGACAGTTGTGTTTGCCCCGAACTTGCGCTGGGACGATGTCGCCTTGGCGGCTGTTTTGCGGCAACGGTGGCCTGAGCGTCCTGTCATTGTCGAGAATGAGGCGAAACTGGCGGCGCTTGGAGAAAAGTGGTTTGGCGCCGGCCATGAGTTTGCCCATTTCGTCTATATTAGCGCCGGAATCGGCATTGGCGCCGGCGTCGTTCTTCACCATCAGCTCTATCGGGGTGTCAGCGGCCTAGCTGGTGAAATCGGCCATCATACGATCGATGTCAACGGCATTCGCTGCAGCTGCGGCAACATCGGCTGCTGGGAGATGTACGCTTCTGAAAAATATATTGAGCGGCGGTTAGCCGAGGAAGGGCGTTCCGAATGGCTCGGCGACCGTTTTTCTGTCGCGGCGATGGCGCTGGCCGCCGAGAGCGACGAGCAGCTGGCGCGCATTTTGGAGGAAACAGGACGCTATCTCGGCATCGGGTTGCTGCAGACGGTGTATGCCTACAACCCAGAAGCGATCATCATCGGCGGCTCGCTCGCCCAAGCCGGGGAGCACGTGCTTGACCCGGCGCGCCAAGAAGTGAAGCGGCGTATTCTTGTGAAAAAAGAAAGCGAGCCGTATATCATTCCGTCGGAGCTGAGGGAAAAAAGCTGCGCGATTGGCGCTGCTGCTTCCGTATTAGAGGCGGTCGTTTTGCCGCCGGAATTTGCGGCGGTCTAGCGCATGCAAAGAGGCGCCTGCCTGTTTTGGCAGAGCGCCTCTTTCGTTAACGGGTTACGCTTTTTTCTTCACTTTCCCGGTCCATGTTTTAAATCCGCCTTTTAAATGATACAAGTCGCGGTACCCTTTTCGATAGAGCATTTGTGCGGCACGCCCGCTGCGCAGCCCGTTTTGGCAGTACAAATAGATCGGCTGGTCTTTGCGCAATTCTTTCATGCGCATGCGAAGCTGCGTGAGCGGGATGTTGCGCGCCCCTAAAATATGTCCAGCCGCAAACTCATCTGGTTCGCGGACGTCGACGAGTTGCGCTTTTCGATAACCGGCGCGGAACTCTTCCTCTGTCAACGCTTTGACAATTCTCTTCTGCCAGAAGTACGTAATGACGGAATACACGATGATCGCGCCGAGAATAATGAGCAAAGCTTCCACCCGTCATGCCTCCTTTCGCTTCATCTGCTATTTCCTATTATATAAAGTCGCCGCCGGGAAGCAAAGAGATTTTCGCCATGCCATTTTTCTTTCCTTCACCGGCGTTGTTTGCTAAACTAGTAAAGGCGGCCGAAGGGTTCTGCCCTGAAGCGCCGCCATGTTGAAGTGAGGAACAATGGAGAAGGTGGAACGATGGCAAAAGAAGTATGGCGCTTTATCGATTCCGGCCATTGCCCGCCGGCGTTCAATATGGCACTCGATGAGGCGCTTCTCGATTGGCACAGCGAAGGAAAAATTCCGCCGACGGTTCGCTTTTACGGCTGGAATCCGCCAACCTTGTCGATCGGCTATTTTCAAAAAGTGGAGAAAGAAATTGACTTAGAGGCGGTGAAACGGCACGGCCTTGGCTTTGTCCGCCGTCCGACCGGCGGGCGCGGCGTCCTGCATGATCAAGAATTGACATACAGCGTGATCGTCTCTGAATCCCATCCGGCGATGCCAAAGACGGTGACGGAAGCATACCGCGTCATTTCGCAAGGAATTTTAGAGGGATTTCGCTATCTTGGATTGGATGCGTATTTTGCCGTGCCAAAGACAGAAGAAGAGAAAGCCGATTTGCGCAGCCCGCGCTCGGCTGTTTGTTTTGACGCGCCGTCATGGTACGAGTTGGTCGTTGAGGGACGGAAAATCGCCGGCAGCGCGCAAACGCGGCAAAAAGGCGTCATTTTGCAGCACGGATCGATCTTGCTTGATCTCGACGAAGAACTGCTGTTCAGCTTGTTTAAATACCCGAACGAGCGGGTGAAAGAGCGGCTGCAGCGGGAATTTAAAAACAAAGCGGTCGCCATCAATGAGGTGGCGGGCCGGACGGTGACGATTGAGGAAGCAAAAGAAGCGTTTTACAAAGGATTTGAAAAAGGATTGGACATCGTGTTGGAACCGTACACGCTCACTGACGAGGAGCGGGCGTATGTCGAAGAGCTGGCGCGGACGAAATACGAAAGCGATGAATGGAACTTCAAGCGCTGAGTAGCGGTGTGGTAAATCGTTCGTTTTCCGGCAAAAATGGCGGCACTCCCCTGTTTTTCTCTGCTTTTCGCCATGTTTTGCTTTTTTTGCTTGACAAAAATGAAATTATTCGTTCTCTTTAACAATATATAGTATGATTTTCGTAAAAAATCATACTATATATTGTTTTTTTCTGTTCGATATGGTAAGGTAGAGAAGACAGGACAACTTTGCCAAAAACATGAGAGATTATATAAAAGAGGAGAGATAGGAGAATGACGGTGGCGTCGTCCGAAAAAATGAAGATCAATATTGACAAGCTGAACGAGGACATCCGCCTATTTCCGCAAGTGCATCCGATTACGCCGGATATGCACATCACCCATAAAGGCGTATCCCGTTTGGTCATGTTGGACCGGTATTCGTTCAAAGATACGGAAAAGCTGACGCTCACACCGGGCGATTTCGTCGTGTTGACGATCAAGGAAGATCCGAAGTTCCCGGCTCGAGGGCTTGGATTTATCGTCGACATCGACTGGGAGGCGAAAAAGGCGCACGTGTTGATTGAGGATGAATACCGGCATGTGCTCGAAGGGGAAGAGGCGGAGACCGGCATTGTGGTTCGGTCGCTCGACATTATCGACAAGCCGCTCGAGATTTTCTATGAGCAAATTGCCAAGCGGAATGCGACCGGGCTGGCGGCGGTGGAAAAGACGGAAGAAAAGCGGAAAGAGTGGTTTGAAAAGTTTTATCAAGAGCTCGCCAGCTTGAATTTTGTGCCGGCCGGCCGCGTGTTGTACGGCGCAGGGTCGGGCAAGGAAGTGACGTATTTCAACTGCTATGTGATGCCGTTTGTCAAAGACTCGCGCGAAGGCATTTCCGAGCATCGGAAGCAGGTGATGGAAATCATGAGCCGCGGCGGCGGCGTCGGGACGAACGGCTCGACATTGCGGCCGCGCCATACGCTCGCGCGCGGGGTAAACGGCAAATCGTCCGGGTCGGTCTCGTGGTTGGATGACATTGCCAAACTGACCCACCTTGTCGAGCAAGGTGGCTCCCGTTGACTAGGGCGCAAAACGGCGGGAGTAAAATCTCGCGAATTGCTGGAACCCCCTAAAGCCAACTTGACCACAACGGAGCTGGCGACGGCAGACGTGACGGTTGGAAAACAAGTTGGATGCAACAATGGGCAACCAGCAGCCGAGCATCTCTGGAAACGGAGATGAAGGTTCAACGACTATTGAAACTTCCTACAGCCCTCGGTACAATCAGGGTAACGAACACTGTTTCGTGGGGGGAGGGCTATGGAAGGAGTAAATCGTATCCCGCGGCAACGGGGATACGAGGCGCGAGACAGGGAAGAGATAATGAAAACAGCAAAGTATCTGCATGAGGAGGGATATAGTCAAGTTAAAATCGCCATGATGTTGGGGATTTCTAGGGGAACCTTAATGAGATGGAATAAAGATCAGGGAGTATTCCAAACCAGAGCACCTGGAGAGGCTGGTAAGTTAGCAGTAAAAAAATACGGTTATAACGAGAACTATTTTTCCAATATCAGAACCCCGAATCAGGCTTATTTAGTTGGCTATATCCTAGGTGATGGAACGCTATATGATCGTAAAAAATCAAAACGACTTGTATTAACTGTGGCAGAAACCGATAAAGATCTCCTTTATAGTATAGCAAGGGAGATGAATATTGCCCCTGAAGCTGTGAAGTTTAGAAAAAATAATACATGTAATGAACAAAATAAGTATTCATTAACAATTAGTTGTACAAAAATCTGTAATGATCTCATGAGACTGGGAATATCCCCTAAGAAAACTGGGAAAGAGCCATGGATACAATTTAACAGTATTGAATTGCAATGGAGTTTTCTAAGGGGGATATTCGATGCTGATGGGAGTATTAGAGTGTATAGAAGGTATTATCGGGATAGGGAGAAGGACTACCTTAGGGTAAGGTTTGGTATTACTGGATCAAGACCATTACTAGAAGGAATCTTAAATTTTCTCAAAGCTAATGGAATTGCCCAAAATGTCAACTCCCTAACTGCCAAACAAGGTTGTTTTGATTTATATGTTTCCAGTATTAACGATGTAAAGAAAATATTCCATCACTTGTATCGATATGGAGACCTTAAGTTGAACCGTAAATACGAGATCTTCTCTTCCCTGATGATATAGTCTGATCTCCGACCGAAAGGCGGAGAGCTAGGCAGAAATGACCTAGCCCGCTCGTGGAAGCGAGCGAGTAACAATGTGCGCGGCGCCCAAATGATCATGCTTGCCGACT
Protein-coding regions in this window:
- a CDS encoding ROK family transcriptional regulator, yielding MRTGNISLVKKMNKQLVLKLIRDQHPISRADIAKTTGLNKATVSALVDELIAEHFVHESGIGESTGGRRPLMLRFNAEAGSLVGVELGVNYLYAVLTNLNADILWEQRRSFRPSEGQEAIIGEMMELIEAAIRRAPATPYGVMGIGIGVPGVVHAESGTVVFAPNLRWDDVALAAVLRQRWPERPVIVENEAKLAALGEKWFGAGHEFAHFVYISAGIGIGAGVVLHHQLYRGVSGLAGEIGHHTIDVNGIRCSCGNIGCWEMYASEKYIERRLAEEGRSEWLGDRFSVAAMALAAESDEQLARILEETGRYLGIGLLQTVYAYNPEAIIIGGSLAQAGEHVLDPARQEVKRRILVKKESEPYIIPSELREKSCAIGAAASVLEAVVLPPEFAAV
- a CDS encoding rhodanese-like domain-containing protein, with product MEALLIILGAIIVYSVITYFWQKRIVKALTEEEFRAGYRKAQLVDVREPDEFAAGHILGARNIPLTQLRMRMKELRKDQPIYLYCQNGLRSGRAAQMLYRKGYRDLYHLKGGFKTWTGKVKKKA
- a CDS encoding lipoate--protein ligase family protein, with translation MAKEVWRFIDSGHCPPAFNMALDEALLDWHSEGKIPPTVRFYGWNPPTLSIGYFQKVEKEIDLEAVKRHGLGFVRRPTGGRGVLHDQELTYSVIVSESHPAMPKTVTEAYRVISQGILEGFRYLGLDAYFAVPKTEEEKADLRSPRSAVCFDAPSWYELVVEGRKIAGSAQTRQKGVILQHGSILLDLDEELLFSLFKYPNERVKERLQREFKNKAVAINEVAGRTVTIEEAKEAFYKGFEKGLDIVLEPYTLTDEERAYVEELARTKYESDEWNFKR
- a CDS encoding LAGLIDADG family homing endonuclease yields the protein MEGVNRIPRQRGYEARDREEIMKTAKYLHEEGYSQVKIAMMLGISRGTLMRWNKDQGVFQTRAPGEAGKLAVKKYGYNENYFSNIRTPNQAYLVGYILGDGTLYDRKKSKRLVLTVAETDKDLLYSIAREMNIAPEAVKFRKNNTCNEQNKYSLTISCTKICNDLMRLGISPKKTGKEPWIQFNSIELQWSFLRGIFDADGSIRVYRRYYRDREKDYLRVRFGITGSRPLLEGILNFLKANGIAQNVNSLTAKQGCFDLYVSSINDVKKIFHHLYRYGDLKLNRKYEIFSSLMI